Proteins from a genomic interval of Alteromonas macleodii ATCC 27126:
- a CDS encoding bifunctional metallophosphatase/5'-nucleotidase, translating into MRITQWLVFLASLSLLFRAGYAVSENREQVTTSSVTFVLTADMPNISDARTGRYANLQTLVKQQRQISETVFFIFGGGSIGPSALSSFDRGSHIIDILNSLEPDVMGVTKREFSFYEDELSLRSYEAAFPLVASNVIDNRVGRSPDGLHTSVIVEKEELTLGVISVLHERVIEEYQLSDIAITPPQKAIMEESKRLRQQGADIILLHYSYPFPFINTMLNKRIIDVAFITDSRLDEKNMLETTRHPNRMVLTQQGTAVVASFVKNAGWQATSYIEQPLEDIEADAELNEQLIEYEARLKRLLNIQIGEWKIAVSTARKEVRSEENPFVNFVADTIKRYANTEIALINGGSIRGNKQYTAGTPITRQDIVTEMPFRAHVVALDITGAQLIQALEEGLSQYQNLKGGFPHVSGMSYSFDPSAKVLQRVKNVTINGKRIDKSKTYSLATSNFLANGGDGFYALKNTEKRPALSTRPPQISDLVMQAIVNQYDIKPKTDNRIINMAKGG; encoded by the coding sequence ATGCGAATCACGCAATGGCTCGTATTTTTAGCTAGCCTGTCGCTCTTATTTCGAGCAGGTTATGCTGTATCTGAAAATCGAGAACAGGTCACAACCTCTAGCGTAACTTTCGTACTAACCGCAGATATGCCTAATATTAGCGACGCACGCACAGGGCGTTACGCTAATCTTCAAACCCTCGTAAAACAACAGCGGCAAATTAGTGAAACCGTCTTCTTCATTTTCGGCGGCGGCTCGATTGGGCCGAGCGCGCTATCCTCGTTTGACCGTGGCTCCCACATTATTGATATTCTCAATTCCCTTGAGCCAGATGTGATGGGGGTCACAAAGAGAGAATTTAGTTTCTATGAGGATGAATTATCTCTTCGTTCTTATGAAGCAGCCTTTCCATTGGTAGCCAGCAACGTAATAGACAACCGGGTGGGGCGCTCCCCTGATGGCCTGCACACTTCTGTGATTGTAGAAAAAGAAGAATTAACTCTTGGTGTTATATCAGTTTTACATGAGAGAGTGATAGAAGAGTACCAATTATCTGATATTGCTATAACGCCTCCTCAAAAAGCCATCATGGAGGAGTCTAAAAGATTGCGACAGCAAGGCGCAGATATTATTTTGCTGCACTATTCCTACCCGTTCCCTTTTATTAATACCATGCTGAACAAACGTATTATTGATGTCGCTTTTATAACAGACAGTCGCTTGGACGAGAAAAATATGCTCGAAACTACGCGTCATCCTAATAGGATGGTACTTACACAGCAGGGAACCGCTGTCGTTGCTAGTTTTGTGAAAAATGCTGGGTGGCAAGCAACGTCGTATATAGAACAGCCGTTAGAAGATATAGAGGCTGATGCTGAGTTAAACGAGCAACTCATTGAGTATGAAGCGCGCCTAAAACGGTTGTTAAATATCCAAATTGGCGAATGGAAGATTGCCGTTTCGACTGCGCGCAAAGAAGTGAGAAGTGAAGAGAATCCTTTTGTGAACTTTGTCGCGGATACCATTAAACGCTATGCCAATACTGAAATTGCCTTGATAAACGGAGGCAGTATCCGAGGCAACAAACAATATACGGCAGGTACACCAATTACTCGGCAAGATATTGTCACCGAAATGCCGTTTCGTGCGCATGTTGTGGCTTTGGATATAACTGGCGCTCAGTTAATTCAAGCTCTGGAAGAGGGGCTTTCGCAATATCAAAATTTAAAAGGCGGTTTTCCTCATGTATCGGGTATGTCTTATAGTTTCGACCCTTCAGCGAAAGTGCTTCAACGAGTAAAAAATGTCACCATTAATGGAAAGCGAATAGATAAGTCGAAAACCTATTCACTGGCTACAAGTAACTTTCTGGCCAATGGCGGAGACGGTTTCTACGCGTTAAAGAATACCGAAAAGCGTCCGGCCTTGAGTACACGCCCCCCTCAAATATCAGACCTTGTGATGCAGGCCATCGTCAATCAATACGATATAAAGCCTAAAACTGATAACCGCATAATAAACATGGCAAAAGGCGGTTGA
- a CDS encoding GGDEF domain-containing protein — MQHKKKTLYLFIIAQCSVMGFFLLILVLSLLRLNDVRKVLDDITSSSIPTLSQATEITREVQHLISLTARLTSSESQSSRRIVKTQLDETIERLDSSNLKLEQGDKYLATQLNVLTLEIEELNALVRQRIDVEKEVRVEREVLFTYLNNIFEDNKSQYVGIQSSQTLVPLILQIAQINQQFQLHELRKLEDNIEESIASLREATTLDKRSSELVSALEEGVLGKWGMIDKQANVMRIRGRSRGRGSFVEHLAEEVASNIEFRASSITKDTSFYALSANQAVSKQITLSLALSLIVMIICCAIIFYIYKRIILRLIALTNLVEKNSEEVASFEGSDEISRLAKTFALYFERVKSQETELIRLSLSDPLTNIPNRRAFEMEMEKVIAMSKRYDWPLTVVILDVDSFKLYNDNYGHPKGDECLKAVAIGLNEVITRNTDFCARYGGEEFVAILPNTDEKGAKVKAEEIRDAIESLGIEHSKSTVSPVITASLGVATVNFVNHHNWTLTSILNTADKALYDAKTGGRNRCVFSSLP; from the coding sequence ATGCAGCATAAGAAAAAGACCTTGTATCTGTTTATCATTGCGCAATGCAGTGTGATGGGATTTTTTCTTTTGATACTGGTTTTGTCGCTGCTGCGTTTAAATGACGTGCGAAAAGTACTTGACGATATCACCTCGTCTTCTATCCCCACTCTTAGCCAAGCTACTGAAATTACGCGAGAAGTTCAGCACTTAATTTCACTTACTGCGCGATTAACATCGTCTGAGAGCCAATCGTCTCGGCGTATCGTCAAAACCCAGTTGGATGAAACGATAGAGCGCCTGGATTCCTCCAATTTGAAGCTTGAGCAAGGAGACAAGTACTTAGCGACGCAGCTGAATGTACTTACATTAGAAATAGAAGAACTAAACGCATTAGTGCGTCAGCGGATTGATGTCGAAAAAGAAGTGCGGGTGGAAAGGGAAGTACTATTTACTTACTTGAACAATATTTTTGAAGACAATAAATCGCAGTATGTGGGTATTCAATCTTCTCAAACGCTGGTTCCTCTGATATTACAAATTGCCCAAATAAATCAGCAGTTCCAACTGCATGAGTTACGCAAGTTAGAGGACAATATTGAAGAAAGCATCGCTTCCTTGCGTGAGGCGACAACGCTCGACAAGCGCAGCAGCGAACTGGTAAGTGCGCTAGAGGAGGGGGTATTAGGTAAATGGGGCATGATTGATAAACAAGCTAATGTCATGCGCATTCGTGGACGTTCAAGAGGGCGAGGCAGTTTTGTTGAGCACTTGGCTGAAGAAGTCGCGTCAAATATTGAGTTTAGAGCATCTTCAATCACAAAAGACACCTCTTTTTACGCATTATCTGCCAACCAAGCTGTGTCCAAACAAATAACCCTGTCATTGGCACTTTCATTAATTGTGATGATTATTTGTTGCGCCATCATCTTCTATATCTACAAACGTATTATTCTGCGTTTAATTGCTTTAACCAACTTGGTTGAAAAAAATAGTGAAGAAGTAGCAAGCTTCGAAGGCAGTGACGAGATATCTCGCCTGGCTAAAACCTTCGCACTGTATTTTGAGAGAGTAAAGAGCCAGGAAACCGAATTGATTCGTTTGTCACTTAGCGATCCGCTGACTAACATCCCAAACCGACGGGCATTTGAAATGGAAATGGAAAAGGTAATAGCGATGTCAAAACGGTATGACTGGCCGTTGACGGTAGTTATCTTGGATGTCGATAGTTTCAAACTTTACAATGACAATTATGGTCACCCTAAAGGGGATGAATGCCTGAAAGCCGTCGCTATTGGGCTTAATGAAGTCATTACCCGTAACACTGATTTTTGTGCTCGATACGGTGGTGAGGAGTTCGTAGCGATTTTGCCCAATACCGATGAGAAAGGCGCGAAGGTGAAAGCTGAAGAGATTCGAGATGCGATAGAATCATTAGGGATAGAGCACAGCAAGAGCACAGTTTCACCCGTAATTACCGCAAGTTTGGGCGTTGCAACGGTCAATTTCGTTAATCACCACAACTGGACGTTAACTTCGATCCTTAATACCGCTGATAAAGCTTTGTACGACGCCAAAACGGGCGGCCGGAATCGCTGCGTGTTTTCATCGCTGCCATGA
- a CDS encoding methyl-accepting chemotaxis protein — MKRSSLGARDVFKNKELIAENQRLEKELAAYQTVKEELREEMLYIELNADGRIRAINDLCTQATGFKISELEGKSLESLMDPKSLKKSDVQDMLGAVKNHRHWHGAVSFNNAKGHEIWVRGIIQPIDDAYGNVKCISFYMAEQTRNISYSNELRDMIAALHRSSAVIEFNLDGTIIKANENFLKGTGYKLEQIVGKHHRIFCTEQEANSEEYKQFWRGLAQGQLESGRYKRIDSRGNEVWLEASYNPIRNEDGQLYKVVKFATVITEQMKREFAISEAANVAFNISQETGEQARKGNQVLDSTVKAMNELTKQMGNASEGIKDLDEQSQKVADLVKSISGIADQTNLLALNAAIEAARAGDQGRGFAVVADEVRQLASRTSSATEEIVNVVVENRKLTENAVQLIEAGQEKAREALEYSTQSGKAMSEIQSGANEVVNAIGQFTKRL; from the coding sequence GTGAAACGAAGTTCATTAGGAGCGCGGGATGTTTTCAAAAATAAAGAGTTGATAGCCGAAAACCAACGTTTGGAAAAGGAACTGGCGGCATATCAAACGGTTAAGGAAGAGCTTCGTGAAGAAATGTTGTACATTGAGTTGAATGCAGATGGACGTATACGTGCAATTAATGATCTATGTACTCAAGCAACAGGATTTAAGATTTCAGAGCTAGAAGGGAAGTCCCTTGAAAGCCTAATGGACCCGAAATCGCTTAAGAAATCGGACGTTCAAGATATGCTAGGCGCTGTTAAAAATCATCGTCATTGGCATGGCGCAGTTAGCTTCAATAATGCAAAAGGCCATGAGATTTGGGTAAGAGGAATCATACAGCCCATAGATGACGCCTATGGAAATGTGAAGTGTATTTCTTTCTATATGGCAGAGCAAACGCGCAATATTTCTTACAGTAATGAGCTTAGAGATATGATTGCCGCGCTTCATCGCTCTTCTGCTGTTATTGAGTTCAACCTTGATGGCACCATCATAAAAGCCAACGAAAACTTTTTGAAAGGCACGGGCTACAAGCTGGAGCAAATAGTTGGAAAGCATCATAGGATCTTTTGCACAGAGCAAGAGGCGAACTCGGAAGAATACAAACAGTTTTGGCGTGGGCTAGCGCAAGGACAGTTAGAATCTGGACGCTACAAACGCATTGATAGCCGAGGGAATGAAGTGTGGCTAGAAGCGTCATATAACCCCATCAGAAACGAAGATGGTCAGCTTTATAAAGTAGTGAAATTTGCAACGGTAATTACAGAGCAAATGAAGCGGGAGTTCGCCATTTCTGAAGCCGCCAACGTTGCATTCAATATTTCGCAAGAAACTGGAGAGCAAGCACGTAAGGGAAACCAAGTGCTCGATTCTACGGTTAAGGCGATGAACGAATTAACGAAACAGATGGGTAATGCGAGTGAAGGTATTAAGGACCTTGATGAGCAATCCCAAAAAGTTGCGGACTTGGTTAAAAGTATTAGCGGAATTGCCGACCAAACTAATTTATTGGCGCTTAACGCTGCTATTGAAGCTGCACGTGCAGGCGATCAAGGGCGTGGTTTCGCGGTAGTAGCCGATGAAGTCAGGCAGCTAGCGTCGCGAACCAGTAGCGCAACTGAAGAAATCGTAAACGTTGTCGTAGAAAACAGAAAGTTAACAGAAAATGCAGTTCAGTTAATTGAAGCGGGTCAGGAAAAAGCGCGCGAAGCCTTAGAGTATTCAACGCAGTCAGGCAAAGCAATGAGCGAAATCCAAAGCGGTGCCAATGAAGTGGTAAACGCTATCGGGCAATTTACTAAACGCCTCTAG
- a CDS encoding CmpA/NrtA family ABC transporter substrate-binding protein, which translates to MTGLKTTSLLKRFRTASAGVCAALAVSVASFSASVAAQAPAVGWPEKEELKFGFIKLTDMAPLAVAYEKGFFEDEGLYVTLEAQANWKVLLDRVIDGQLDGAHMLAGQPLGATIGFGTESHVVTAFSMDLNGNGITVSNEIWDKMKAHIPQENGKPVHPIKADYLKPVVDEYRNAGKPFNMGMVFPVSTHNYELRYWLAAGGIHPGYYAPHKGDTAGQIDAQALLSVTPPPQMPATMEAGTIYGYCVGEPWNQQAVFKGIGVPVITDYEIWKNNPEKVFGVSQGWADKYPNTHIRVVKALIRAAMWLDENDNANRPEAVKILAKSNYVGADEDVLANSMTGTFEYEKGDKRDVPDFNVFFRYNATYPYYSDAIWYLTQMRRWGQISEAKSDDWYKETAKKVYKPEVYAQAAKALIAEGKAKASDFPEFGTETGYKPPQSEFIDGVTFDGSKPNAYLEQFKIGLKGDTVL; encoded by the coding sequence ATGACTGGGTTAAAGACAACATCACTGCTAAAACGCTTTCGAACGGCGAGTGCTGGAGTATGTGCAGCACTTGCCGTCTCTGTAGCAAGTTTTTCTGCGAGTGTGGCAGCACAAGCGCCAGCGGTAGGCTGGCCTGAGAAGGAAGAACTTAAGTTTGGTTTTATCAAGCTCACTGATATGGCACCGCTTGCTGTGGCGTACGAAAAAGGCTTTTTTGAAGATGAGGGCCTCTACGTTACATTGGAAGCGCAAGCTAACTGGAAAGTGCTGCTTGATCGCGTAATCGACGGCCAATTAGATGGCGCTCATATGCTGGCTGGCCAGCCCCTTGGTGCAACCATTGGCTTCGGCACGGAATCGCATGTGGTAACAGCGTTCAGTATGGACCTCAATGGTAATGGAATTACCGTTTCTAATGAAATTTGGGACAAAATGAAGGCCCATATTCCACAGGAAAATGGCAAGCCAGTTCATCCTATTAAAGCTGATTATTTAAAGCCAGTGGTTGATGAATACCGCAACGCTGGAAAGCCGTTCAACATGGGAATGGTATTTCCAGTATCTACACACAACTACGAGTTACGCTATTGGCTTGCGGCAGGTGGAATTCACCCTGGATATTATGCGCCGCATAAAGGCGATACCGCGGGCCAAATAGACGCTCAGGCACTGTTGTCAGTCACCCCCCCACCGCAAATGCCAGCGACGATGGAAGCCGGCACCATCTATGGCTACTGCGTAGGCGAGCCATGGAATCAACAGGCTGTGTTTAAAGGTATTGGTGTACCTGTGATCACCGACTACGAAATTTGGAAAAATAACCCTGAAAAAGTGTTCGGCGTAAGCCAAGGCTGGGCTGACAAATACCCAAATACGCACATTCGCGTGGTTAAAGCCCTAATTCGAGCGGCAATGTGGCTGGATGAAAACGACAATGCTAACCGTCCTGAAGCGGTAAAGATTCTTGCTAAAAGTAACTACGTAGGTGCAGATGAAGACGTACTGGCTAACAGCATGACAGGCACTTTCGAATACGAGAAAGGTGACAAGCGCGACGTGCCTGATTTTAATGTGTTCTTCCGCTACAACGCCACTTACCCATACTACAGTGATGCTATTTGGTACCTCACACAAATGCGCCGCTGGGGTCAAATTTCAGAGGCTAAGTCTGACGATTGGTATAAAGAGACAGCCAAAAAAGTTTATAAACCAGAGGTCTATGCTCAGGCTGCTAAAGCGTTGATTGCCGAAGGTAAAGCTAAGGCGTCTGACTTTCCAGAGTTTGGGACGGAAACGGGCTACAAGCCGCCTCAGAGCGAATTCATTGATGGCGTGACGTTTGACGGAAGCAAGCCTAACGCTTACTTGGAGCAATTCAAGATTGGTCTGAAGGGCGACACTGTACTGTAA
- a CDS encoding ABC transporter permease, which translates to MSKMTTILRLPSSPSNANSLLSRLYQSTPALLLPVIGLLMFLAIWNGVAKSIDTSLGQFPGPAQVFEQAGALIDEHIAQREKADAFYQRQEARNAARVAQDPTYQPKIREFTGAPTFFDQIWTSLYTVMVGFLIASVVAVPVGILCGLSKSAYTAINPLIQLFKPVSPLAWLPLVTMVVSALYVSDDPAFSKSFVTSAFTVSLCCLWPTLINTAVGVSNIDKDLINVSKVLRLTPFAHLTKIVLPSSIPMIFTGLRLSLGIGWMVLIAAEMLAQNPGLGKFVWDEFQNGSSESLARIMVAVLTIGAIGFVLDRLMLSIQRAVSWDKSSVLR; encoded by the coding sequence ATGAGCAAGATGACAACCATTCTTCGCCTTCCATCGTCGCCGTCAAACGCCAACTCTTTGTTGAGCCGTTTATATCAATCCACGCCTGCGTTGCTGCTGCCTGTTATTGGCTTGCTGATGTTTTTGGCCATTTGGAATGGTGTAGCAAAAAGTATCGACACGTCGCTGGGGCAGTTCCCAGGGCCTGCACAAGTTTTTGAGCAAGCCGGTGCGTTAATTGACGAACATATTGCACAGCGTGAAAAAGCGGACGCTTTCTATCAACGTCAAGAAGCAAGAAATGCAGCGCGTGTAGCGCAGGACCCTACTTATCAGCCAAAAATTAGAGAATTCACCGGTGCGCCAACCTTCTTTGATCAGATATGGACAAGCCTTTACACCGTTATGGTTGGATTCTTAATTGCATCAGTCGTGGCGGTTCCCGTGGGTATACTATGTGGTCTAAGTAAATCTGCTTACACCGCAATAAATCCACTTATCCAGTTATTTAAGCCAGTGTCTCCATTGGCATGGCTGCCGCTCGTGACTATGGTGGTAAGTGCCCTCTATGTCAGCGATGATCCGGCCTTTTCTAAATCATTCGTGACCTCTGCCTTTACGGTTTCGCTTTGTTGTTTATGGCCAACCCTCATTAACACCGCAGTAGGCGTATCAAATATTGATAAGGACCTAATCAACGTAAGTAAGGTATTGCGCCTTACGCCGTTTGCTCATCTCACCAAAATAGTACTTCCATCTTCTATCCCCATGATTTTTACAGGACTTAGATTGTCGCTTGGTATTGGCTGGATGGTACTGATTGCGGCAGAAATGCTTGCCCAAAACCCGGGCCTAGGAAAGTTTGTGTGGGATGAATTCCAAAACGGAAGTTCAGAGTCGCTAGCGAGAATCATGGTCGCAGTGCTCACCATTGGCGCTATTGGCTTTGTACTAGACCGCCTAATGTTATCGATTCAGCGCGCTGTAAGCTGGGACAAGTCGAGCGTACTACGCTAA
- a CDS encoding ABC transporter ATP-binding protein: MHTKHLELEQVGIDFPTPKGPFTALQDVNLKISKGEFVSLIGHSGCGKSTVLNIVAGLHQATTGGVILDGAEVKQPGPERAVVFQNHSLLPWLTVYKNVELAVKSTMRGKSKNEMRDWIMHNLELVHMTHALDKLPSEISGGMKQRVGIARALAMEPKVLLMDEPFGALDALTRAHLQDSLMEIHADLGNTVIMITHDVDEAVLLSDRIVMMNNGPAATIGEILDIELPRPRDRLALADNKQYNHYRHEVLTFLYDKQKKVETVSSRANQALTTNKHSQQLAKPSGVSSEKKDAKKSDAA; encoded by the coding sequence ATGCACACTAAACACTTAGAGTTAGAGCAGGTGGGTATCGACTTCCCCACACCGAAGGGGCCATTTACTGCGCTTCAAGATGTAAATCTTAAAATCAGCAAAGGTGAATTTGTGTCGTTAATTGGCCATTCGGGCTGCGGTAAATCAACGGTGCTGAATATCGTCGCAGGTTTGCACCAAGCTACTACCGGCGGCGTAATTTTAGATGGCGCAGAAGTGAAGCAGCCTGGACCTGAACGCGCAGTAGTCTTTCAAAACCATTCTTTATTACCTTGGCTTACGGTATACAAGAATGTTGAGCTGGCCGTAAAATCGACCATGCGAGGCAAGAGTAAAAACGAGATGCGTGACTGGATCATGCACAACCTAGAGCTTGTGCACATGACCCACGCTCTCGACAAACTGCCTAGTGAAATTTCAGGTGGTATGAAGCAGCGAGTGGGCATTGCACGAGCGTTGGCAATGGAGCCAAAAGTGCTGCTAATGGATGAACCGTTCGGTGCGCTAGACGCCCTAACTCGCGCTCATCTTCAAGACTCGCTAATGGAAATTCATGCTGATTTGGGTAACACGGTTATCATGATTACTCATGATGTGGATGAAGCGGTATTGCTATCAGACCGTATTGTTATGATGAATAACGGCCCGGCAGCCACCATTGGCGAAATTCTAGATATTGAGTTGCCGCGTCCGCGAGATAGATTAGCACTTGCAGATAACAAGCAGTACAACCACTACAGACATGAAGTCTTAACTTTCCTTTACGACAAACAAAAGAAGGTTGAAACCGTTTCGTCACGCGCCAACCAAGCGCTTACAACTAACAAACATTCACAACAGCTAGCAAAACCCAGCGGGGTGTCATCTGAAAAAAAAGACGCTAAGAAGTCAGATGCCGCCTAG
- a CDS encoding alginate export family protein: MNTLKNFGIKMLTASVLTVLGGSVMAADIHSALSDSKAWADLNLRYEAVDQDNALEDASALTLRTRLGFSSGSVNGFSFTAEVEDSRIVLGQDEFTVGPTGFNVGEYSVIADPETTEVDQAFIQYKADNFTARVGRQVITLDDHRFVGHVGWRQDRQTFDAVSAKYAATDNLELFYSYLYKRNRIFAEAADLDSKDHILHATYTSKIGKFVAYAYLLEVDNDTDNALDTYGVSYDGKMKGESVSWAYGGEFATQSSEAGAGETATDFDASYLNAYVAATFSGVTAKVDYEILGSDDGLYGFATPLATLHKFNGWTDQFLGTPAQGLKDLKLSLSGGLAGGKWLLAYHDFSADDSSNGADDLGSEINVQYTKKFAGKYNFGIKYGTYDAGDIKVDTNRFWMWIGTRF; the protein is encoded by the coding sequence ATGAACACGTTAAAAAACTTTGGCATTAAGATGCTAACAGCATCTGTTTTGACAGTATTGGGTGGAAGCGTAATGGCCGCTGACATTCACAGCGCATTAAGCGATTCAAAGGCATGGGCGGATCTGAATTTACGCTACGAAGCTGTTGATCAAGACAATGCGTTAGAAGACGCAAGTGCACTGACTTTGCGTACGCGTCTAGGGTTTAGTTCGGGTAGCGTTAATGGTTTCTCATTTACCGCTGAAGTTGAAGACAGTCGTATTGTACTTGGGCAAGATGAGTTCACTGTGGGGCCTACTGGCTTTAACGTAGGTGAGTATTCGGTCATTGCCGACCCTGAAACTACCGAAGTTGATCAAGCTTTTATTCAGTATAAGGCAGATAACTTTACCGCCAGAGTAGGGCGACAAGTAATTACGTTGGATGACCATCGATTTGTTGGCCACGTTGGCTGGCGACAAGACCGCCAGACCTTTGATGCCGTAAGCGCTAAATATGCGGCAACAGACAATCTAGAACTATTCTATAGCTATCTTTACAAACGCAACCGCATTTTTGCTGAGGCGGCAGATTTAGATTCTAAAGATCATATTCTTCATGCTACTTATACATCTAAAATTGGCAAGTTTGTGGCCTACGCTTACCTTTTAGAAGTGGACAACGACACGGATAACGCGTTGGACACGTATGGCGTGAGCTACGATGGAAAGATGAAAGGTGAGAGCGTGAGTTGGGCTTACGGTGGTGAGTTTGCCACGCAATCAAGCGAAGCTGGCGCGGGCGAAACGGCCACCGACTTTGACGCCTCTTATTTAAATGCGTATGTCGCAGCCACGTTTTCTGGCGTGACGGCTAAGGTCGATTACGAAATACTAGGTTCTGACGATGGGTTGTACGGGTTTGCAACGCCGCTAGCTACGCTGCACAAATTCAACGGTTGGACTGATCAGTTCTTGGGCACGCCAGCACAGGGCTTAAAAGATCTTAAGTTATCTCTATCAGGTGGGCTAGCCGGTGGTAAATGGCTTTTGGCTTACCACGATTTCAGCGCTGACGACAGCAGTAACGGTGCTGACGACTTAGGCAGCGAAATTAATGTACAGTATACGAAGAAGTTTGCAGGTAAGTACAATTTTGGCATTAAGTACGGTACTTACGATGCGGGAGATATAAAGGTGGATACCAATCGCTTCTGGATGTGGATTGGTACACGCTTCTAA